One genomic window of Daphnia pulex isolate KAP4 chromosome 12, ASM2113471v1 includes the following:
- the LOC124209613 gene encoding protein transport protein Sec31A-like yields MKIKEVEQTANIAWSPASQYPIYLATGTAAQQLDASFSTTSQIDLYSLDLNEPGLGMGLKASISTKQRFHKLVWGSQGITSGENPGGVIVGGADQGHILLFDADKLLLGKNDETGGYLLADSKKHSGAVKALDFNPFQQNLLASGAAQSEIYIWDLNSPAAPMTPGTLSQPPDDVTCLSWNRQVQHILASTFATRCVVWDLRKNEPIIKVSDSTSRMRCKAVAWHPKVATQLCLASEEDQLPVIQFWDLRQASAPINTFEGHQRGILAMDWCPQDPDLLLSCGKDNRVLIWNPNSLAPRGEILCELSTSSQWCFDTAWCPRNPSCIATASFDGHVRVHSIMGGREVAVQPTVNMIADSFPGMDSAPALQPPQQQIIVHEQLKKAPKWIRPICGASFAFGGKLVTFGLETPSTTPQVHISQVITENELTLRSHELETALNTGNLAEFCVKKMESDGEHKEAWNFLAANFSPAPRQQLLQLLNYEPQPTTSEDGVVDALEGLGMPDTFDSIAAEVKTFKIPTDESVDGKISKALITGNLAVAVDLCFNDKRYADAIVLAMTGPPELLTATRNRYFRLTQGDVPRLIQAVVTRDWEKIVQHCDMSNWKEALAATLTYAEDNEFANLCQTIGQRLEAETGATNEAVLCYICAGNMEKVVDCWLRVEDDSTASLQEMVEQIMVLRQAQRHWGRQPVAINSGHLTQQLCRYAGLLAGQGSLEAALTYLDMSQDDSMVELKDRLQRALNPVDRKVSTGMMNGAYSMASQQQKAGPLQRYPSVGINRSSTPTNSYYGHQDQFNSAPAVPAYPPKPTTPFQGNNWATSTNTYNSPQAATSMPPTANTPAPPPSGQPVQQFYQAPSAQPLQQFHQSPSIQPSQQFHQPPSVQPSQQYHQPAPPPPAAATVAPPPITGNVSRLGSLNQRNRVYVQDPSVSSGRSGGYFNAASNSQFQQVNQMGYMSQPPQSNSAMFQPTGQFNTPSSYAQQGGFPGNQFNQPLPPSPGSFNMQSGQMSNGGVMDNVQQPPSLYNPMEHAQAPQQQSAFMQPTSFDAPPSITPPLATNLVPSVPFLPTASAPPGWNDPPPLTSFAKVKAEPAVIETINHPMGVVEQPAIPIIQPFEGSFNQGAMNAPVDMIQNQHHQQAPEPIQPAQALLPIPNEHLIIHDVFHTLKDKCAALASNAQLKRKLDDVGKKLECLDDLLRKNMLLSPTLLGLHQIVQAVQAYDYATSLSLHSNVVINTPFTEIGSFISGLKVLLQMAQQLGVQYQ; encoded by the exons atgaaaattaaagaagtTGAACAAACTGCAAATATTGCATGGTCCCCTGCCTCACAGTATCCAATATATTTGGCTACGGGGACAGCTGCTCAGCAGCTTGATGCATCGTTTAGCACCACATCACAAATTGATCTATATTCATTGGATTTAAATGAACCTGGTCTTGGTATGGGATTGAAAGCTTCAATATCCACTAAACAAAG GTTTCACAAGTTGGTGTGGGGCTCACAGGGAATCACTAGTGGGGAAAATCCTGGTGGAGTCATAGTTGGTGGTGCAGATCAAGGACACATTCTTCTATTTGATGCAGATAAATTGCTGttgggaaaaaatgatgaaactgGTGGATACTTATTGGCAGATAGTAAAAAACATAGTGGGGCTGTCAAGGCGCTTGACTTCAATCCCttccaacaaaatttattggcATCGGGAGCAGCTCAGTCGGAAATTTATATCTGGGATTTGAATAGTCCTGCTGCGCCGATGACACCTGGAACGCTTTCTCAACCACCAGACGATGTTACATGCCTTTCCTGGAATAGACAAGTGCAACATATCTTGGCATCAACCTTCGCAACGCGTTGCGTCGTATGGGATTTAAGAAAGAACGAGCCCATCATCAAG GTCAGTGACAGTACGTCAAGAATGCGCTGCAAGGCAGTTGCTTGGCATCCTAAAGTTGCTACCCAGTTGTGTCTAGCTTCCGAAGAAGATCAGTTGCCCGTCATTCAATTCTGGGACCTTAGGCAAGCTTCGGCTCCTATCAACACGTTTGAAGGTCATCAGAGAGGCATCCTAGCAATGGATTGGTGTCCTCAG gATCCTGACCTTCTATTGAGTTGTGGCAAGGATAACCGAGTGTTAATCTGGAATCCTAACAGCCTAGCTCCTCGTGGTGAAATTCTCTGTGAGCTGAGCACTAGCAGCCAATGGTGCTTCGATACGGCGTGGTGTCCCAGAAATCCGTCTTGCATTGCCACCGCTAGTTTTGACGGCCACGTACGAGTTCATTCCATCATGGGAGGACGAGAAGTGGCTGTGCAACCCACTGTCAACATGATTGCCGATTCTTTTCCTGGGATGGATTCTGCCCCAGCATTGCAACCACCCCAACAGCAAATTATTGTCCATGAACAACTAAAGAAGGCACCCAAATGGATTCGTCCAATCTGTGGAGCATCATTTGCATTTGGCGGAAAGCTGGTCACATTTGGCTTGGAGACTCCCAGCACCACGCCACAAGTGCACATTAGTCAAGTCATAACCGAAAATGAGTTAACACTACGTTCCCATGAGCTAGAAACAGCTCTAAATACTGGAAATTTGGCTGAATTTTGCGtcaagaaaatggaatccgATGGCGAACACAAGGAGGCATGGAACTTCCTGGCGGCAAACTTTAGCCCAGCTCCCCGACAGCAGTTGCTGCAACTGTTGAACTACGAACCCCAGCCAACTACTTCTGAAGATGGTGTAGTCGACGCATTGGAAGGTTTGGGAATGCCTGACACATTCGATTCTATCGCTGCGGAAGtcaaaactttcaaaatcCCTACCGACGAATCTGTTGACGGCAAGATCAGCAAAGCTTTGATCACTGGCAACCTAGCTGTGGCAGTAGATCTTTGTTTCAACGATAAACGTTATGCAGATGCCATTGTGCTGGCCATGACTGGGCCACCGGAGCTGCTGACCGCCACTAGAAACCGCTATTTCCGTTTGACACAGGGTGACGTTCCGCGTCTGATCCAAGCTGTTGTCACTCGGGACTGGGAAAAGATCGTTCAACATTGCGATATGAGCAACTGGAAGGAAGCATTGGCTGCAACGCTGACCTACGCAGAAGATAACGAATTTGCCAACCTTTGTCAGACAATTGGTCAGAGGCTCGAGGCCGAAACAGGAGCCACAAACGAAGCAGTTCTTTGCTACATTTGCGCTGGAAACATGGAGAAAGTAGTCGACTGTTGGCTGCGAGTCGAGGATGATTCAACGGCATCCCTACAAGAGATGGTAGAACAAATCATGGTCCTTCGCCAAGCTCAGCGACACTGGGGTCGTCAACCTGTGGCTATTAATTCAGGTCACCTTACCCAACAACTTTGTCGTTACGCCGGACTCTTGGCTGGCCAAGGCAGTCTGGAAGCAGCACTGACTTATCTCGATATGTcgcag GACGATTCGATGGTAGAATTAAAGGACAGACTTCAACGCGCATTGAATCCGGTCGACCGTAAGGTTTCTACCGGAATGATGAACGGTGCTTACAGCATGGCATCGCAACAGCAAAAGGCTGGGCCGCTGCAGCGATACCCATCGGTTGGAATTAATAGGTCTTCTACACCAACAAACAGCTATTACGGTCATCAGGATCAATTTAATTCAGCTCCAGCTGTGCCAGCCTATCCCCCGAAACCTACAACTCCATTCCAGGGCAATAATTGGGCAACGTCCACTAATACTTACAACTCTCCTCAAGCAGCGACTTCGATGCCTCCAACGGCCAATACACCTGCACCACCTCCAAGTGGCCAGCCTGTACAACAATTTTACCAAGCTCCGAGTGCCCAGCCTTTGCAACAATTTCATCAGTCCCCGAGCATCCAGCCTTCGCAGCAATTTCATCAACCTCCAAGCGTCCAGCCTTCGCAGCAGTATCATCAGCCTGCTCCACCACCGCCTGCAGCAGCTACGGTGGCCCCTCCCCCGATAACAGGGAATGTTTCGCGCTTGGGATCACTGAATCAACGTAACAGAGTTTACGTCCAGGATCCTAGCGTTTCCAGTGGTCGATCTGGTGGATATTTCAACGCTGCGTCGAATTCACAATTCCAGCAAGTCAATCAGATGGGTTACATGTCCCAGCCACCACAATCGAATTCGGCGATGTTCCAACCTACTGGTCAGTTCAACACTCCGTCATCTTACGCGCAACAGGGCGGTTTTCCTGGAAATCAGTTTAACCAGCCTTTACCGCCCTCCCCTGGGTCGTTCAATATGCAAAGCGGGCAGATGTCTAACGGCGGAGTAATGGATAATGTCCAACAGCCTCCATCTCTTTACAATCCAATGGAACACGCTCAAGCGCCGCAGCAACAAAGCGCATTTATGCAACCAACATCATTTGATGCTCCACCATCTATAACTCCTCCGTTGGCTACCAATCTCGTGCCCTCCGTACCATTTCTTCCCACCGCGAGCGCGCCTCCTGGTTGGAACGATCCACCTCCTCTAACGTCGTTCGCTAAAGTGAAAGCTGAGCCAGCTGTCATTGAAACTATCAATCACCCCATGGGTGTTGTGGAACAGCCAGCCATTCCCATTATTCAGCCTTTCGAAGGGTCATTCAATCAAGGAGCAATGAATGCTCCAGTTGATATGATTCAAAACCAACACCACCAGCAGGCGCCTGAGCCAATCCAGCCAGCCCAAGCCTTGCTTCCGATTCCAAACGAACACTTAATCATTCACGATGTATTCCACACGTTGAAAGATAAATGTGCCGCACTAGCCTCCAATGCG caaTTGAAGAGAAAGCTAGACGATGTAGGAAAGAAGCTAGAGTGCCTGGATGATCTGTTACGGAAAAATATG TTGCTGAGCCCCACCCTTTTGGGGTTACATCAGATTGTGCAAGCTGTTCAGGCGTACGATTACGCGACCAGTCTTAGTCTACACTCTAATGTGGTGATCAATACGCCCTTCACCGAAATCGGATCGTTCATATCTGGTTTAAAAGTGCTTCTCCAGATGGCTCAGCAACTGGGAGTCCAATACCAGTAG